Below is a window of uncultured Cohaesibacter sp. DNA.
CTTCATCATGTTGACAATAAAGTCGGCAATCGCTTCCACATCATCAATATGAAATCGTGGCAGGGTTTCCGCTGCTTCCAACTTGTCCGGATCGTCGCTGGCGATTGCCATGATGTGATGATCTTGCGCTGCGATTGGCTCGGAATTGACGGCTCCCGCTCGGCGCACTTCGATCTTTGGGAACGGCTCTTTCTTGTAGCCTTCCACCAGAACCAGATCACAAGGGGAAAGGCGCGCCAGAACGTCGCTCAGCAGTGGCTCTTCTTCATTGCGACATTCATGCATGATGGCCCATCGGGTGCCTGCGGCAACCAGCGCCACTTCGCCTGATCCTGCTTGTCGATGGCGATAGCTGTCGGTGCCTTCCTTGTCGATGTCGCATTTGTGATGCGCATGCTTGACCGATGAAATCCTGTAGCCACGCTCGCTCAGAAGCGCGATGAGGCGCACCGCAAGCGTCGTCTTGCCGGAGTTTTTCCAGCCGG
It encodes the following:
- the mobB gene encoding molybdopterin-guanine dinucleotide biosynthesis protein B, which codes for MHGHKIFGVTGWKNSGKTTLAVRLIALLSERGYRISSVKHAHHKCDIDKEGTDSYRHRQAGSGEVALVAAGTRWAIMHECRNEEEPLLSDVLARLSPCDLVLVEGYKKEPFPKIEVRRAGAVNSEPIAAQDHHIMAIASDDPDKLEAAETLPRFHIDDVEAIADFIVNMMKL